AATGCTTTTTCAGCTTCTTCTTCGTTATAAACCCTACACTCTTTAGGTATCGTTGCATGAGGATCAGATGCTATTTGATCACACATAGTAGCGTTAAATGTGAAGTATGAGCATCCACCTAAAATAAATGCAAAAACTATACTTGTTAAAATTGTTATTTTCATTATTTACTCTTTACTATTAAATCTAAATATTTTTTCGGTGTAGCTTTTTTCATCTCTTCTGCAAGCCAACGAATTTGAAAAAATGCAGCTCCACTGTCACGAAGCGTAAAATAATTTTTTAGACTTCTAAGATTAAATGTTACAACCATATCAACTTTTACATTATCGCTGATTATGTGTTTAAAAGCATCGCCTACGTTACGTTTTTTCTTTCCCTCTTCAAGTGCATCATAAAGTTCTGACGAATCTTTTATCTCATCCAATAAAGATAACGAACTCTTTGCAACAGAAATCTCATAAAAATTATCAACTACACTCTGCTGATATGCTAACTTGTCAAACATTGCACCAATCTCTAAACGGTTATAATCTCTGTCACATGTAACAAACATATCAAAACCTAGAACTTTTTTTATAAAAAACTCTTTATTTCCGCGTGCAGCTACATAAGCATTTATAACCGAACTCATAGTATAACGCGTACTTCTAACACTTATTGCCTGTATACGGTGGCGTGCATGTTCTTGCAGTACCCCACGGCTTGTACCTCGAACTAAAAAAGAAAGATTGGCATGTTCTAGTATAGAGTGGTGGAAATATGTCCAGGCAAGATCATCTAAAAGTTTAGATTCTTCTATAGAGTTGATATCGTTACACATTTCTGATGTAGGCATAGAGTTTTCTATATCTTTTATAACATCGTTCTCAGAGTTTGAGAATGAATCATAACAAGTCCTAGCTGCACTCTCAGCTACACCGATACCCGTGTCTTGAAGTAAAACAACCTCAGGTTTTGAATATTTTATGCCGTATTCTTCTACTATTTCCATCAAACCACTCCACATAAGATGAATGAATTTTACCATATTTGGCTTAAAAGGATTTATATCCAAAATGTAATTTTATAGTAACATCTAAGTAATCTATACAGTTTATCATTTCAAAAAATATATGGAGTTAAAAATGAAAGTTTTAATTTTTTTACTGCTAACTATATTTACTTTAAATGCAGATACAAAACAAAATACTATGTTGGATAGTTTTAAACAAAATATCAGTGCAGCTAATGCAGTAGTTAAAAGAGGAAACTATCATAGATATGACGAATACAGAAACGGTATAGAGTCAACTATCGATCATGTACAAAAATTGGATATCAGCCAGAAAGAAAAACAAGCACTTCAAGAAGATTTGCAAACATATGCAAAAATAATAAATGGTTTATACAAAAAACTACATACAAAAGCACCAAACTTTAAAAAACACTACAAAAACTCAGCATACAACCAATATAGTTTTGATAAAAAAATATCTAGTATAGGTTATAGACCAATAATAAGAGCTTGGTATAGACTTAATAAGATAAAAAACAGATATGTAAAAAAACCAGATGAAGAGTTAGAAAAAAACTTTTATAAGAACTGGAAAATTATAGTTGATAATATTACAGAGCTTTACCTTGATGAAGAGATCGAAGAACCATTATTTGCATATCTAGATGAATATAAAATGTACTTTGATGAAATCAGTATTGCATACAAAAGTGTAGAGTATGAAAATATAAAAAGACTAAAACCGCTATCTTATAAAATAAAAGCCAAAATGGAGTTTTTAAACCCTATCAAACTTTAACTACTTTTGGACTCCGTTAAGTACGGGTACAAAATCACACTCTTCAAGTTCTTCGCTCATAATATTGTCACCGACTTTTCTAAAACGGGTTATAACCTGTTTGTTATCTTTTTGCATTGGCGCTACTATAATTCCGCCATCACTTAGTTGATCGAAAAGTTTTAGAGGTATCTCTTTTGCTGTAGCTGAGAAAAGTATTCTATCGTACGGTGCATATTGAATCCATCCGTTTTGCCCATCGTCTGTGCGTACATGAACATTGTGAATAGATAGATCTTTAAATTTTTGCTTTGCCTGAGTAGCTAGAGACTCTATGCGCTCTACAGTAAATACGCCGCGAAACATATGTGAAAGTACAGCAGCCTGATAACCGCTTCCACAACCAACTTCTAAAACTCTATCGGCACCTTTTGCTTCTAAGTACTCACTCATTTTTGCAACAGTCAAAGGAGAGCTGATCCACTGCGCTGATCCTAGGGGAAGTGCATCTAGTTTATATGCACTATGTGTAAATCCGCTTGGAACAAATATCTCTCTGTTTGTTTTTGCTATAGCCTCTTTTACTTGTTCACTTAGTTTAAAAATTTTGTCACATTCATCTGCTAGACGTCTTGTCTTTGTCGCCGTTATTCTATCCAATACCTACATCCAAATATTTTCTCATTTTCTTAATCTCTTTAGGATTATATTCTGCACTTAAGCAATGGTTATTCCCTTTTTTCAATACTTCTCCAAAAGGTGTTGTAATACCAATATGTCCAGAGCAATCTTTATTTTCTGAATCACTCGCAATAACATAACACTGATTTATAACTGCAAGTGCGCTTGTTAGTGTTTTAAAATTCCCACTTCGTAGTTTTCCCCACCATGCAGGTACCATTATGATATCTGCACCCTCGAGCTTTTGCCAAAGTGCTTTAAAACGAAGTTCGAAACAAATAAGTATTCCGATCTTAATGCCATCTATCTCAAAGATTTTTATATCATCTTCACTGCCTGGTGCCATGTATTTATGCTCATCTCCAAGTTTGAAAAGTTTGCTTTTTGCCTGAGTATGGACTATCTCACCATCTTTAAAAACATTAGCAATATTATATATATTAGAGTTTTTCTTCTCTATAATAGTTACTACGACTGTTTTGTTCTTAGATATATTTTTTATTGCCTCTTTGGCAGTAGCTGCAAATTCACATGCCTCTTCAAGGTTCTCATAATCAAAACCAGTTAGACAAACTTCAGGAGCTAAAATAATTGAGTCTGTTTGTGTTTGTTTTACAAGATCGAGTAAGGTTTGTAGATTTTTTTCATAATCGCTTGTGGTTACAAAAGAGAGTGAGCATAAGTTTTTAATGATATTCTCCATTGTTTTTATGAATTATATCTTTAAAAACTTTAATTATTTATTCTTTATCTTCCTCATACTGCTCACTAAACTTAGCCAACAGATAATCAACACTTTCCAAAACTAACGCATCTAACTCTGTGGCATCTACCTCTATAAAATCTGTCGCTTGATAAGTTATAGCGAAAGTTTCAGTGCCGTCTTTTCTAAATGTTTTTACTTCTTCACCTAGTTCAAGTTTTATATATACATAATAAACTTCATCACCCTCTTTTTCCTCTAAAGACAGCATCATAGACGGTGCATCTTGCATACCTACTTTTACACCGTTATCTTCTAAAGCTTTTTTGATCTTTGCTTTTATAGTTTCAACTGTTGAGGCTTTTAAATAAGCAAGTTTGTTCGCAACATATATAGTATTAGTTTTATCTAAACCGCTTAGAGTCCAAAAACCTGCACCATATAATGAACAAGCTAATAATAATGATAGTAAGTATTTCATCTATTTACCTTTATATAGTGTTTTAACTTCTGCAAGGTTTTTCATAAACTCTTTCTTTTTAATATAACCTGCTGTTTGGAAAAAATCTTTTCCCGTTTTTGGATCTATAAAAAACACTCTAGGAGTCATAGACGTCTGAAACTCCTTTGGGAAAGTCTCAATATCAAACTTTTTATCTACTACTAAAGTAACGATGTTTTTGTCTAGATAACTCTTCACCTCTTGTGAACTTAGAGTCTTACGCTCAAACTTACGGCACCATGGGCAATAATCAGCTCCCAAAACCATCATAAGAGGTTTATTTGTAGCTTTAGCCTTATTTAAAGCCGTTTTATAATCACGTTCAAACCCCTCACTCTTGGCATATTCATCTACATTTGCACCAAATAAACCTGCACATATCATTATTAATAAAAGTAACTTTTTCATAAACATCCATCTATTTAAATTTTAAAAACGTAAAGTTTAACTTAACGTTTAAAATTATAAGTTATAATTCTTATATAAATATTAAGAAGGTTTATACTTGGCATACAAAATATCTGAACTGGTTGCACTGACAAACGTTCCCAAATCTACTATACTTTACTACATTAGAGAGGGTCTGCTTCCTGAAGCAAAAAAAATCAAATCTAATGTGCATAGATATAATGATGAACATTTAGAACTTATAAAATATATCAAATATATGCAAAATGAGATCGGCAGCACAAATGAGCAGATCAAACTAGCACTTCAAAATAAAAATAAATCAATTTCCAGTTCTTTTACCATGCTTGCACCTTTGATGCAGACTTT
This Sulfurimonas sp. DNA region includes the following protein-coding sequences:
- a CDS encoding thioredoxin family protein, with the protein product MKKLLLLIMICAGLFGANVDEYAKSEGFERDYKTALNKAKATNKPLMMVLGADYCPWCRKFERKTLSSQEVKSYLDKNIVTLVVDKKFDIETFPKEFQTSMTPRVFFIDPKTGKDFFQTAGYIKKKEFMKNLAEVKTLYKGK
- a CDS encoding carbon-nitrogen hydrolase family protein, which encodes MENIIKNLCSLSFVTTSDYEKNLQTLLDLVKQTQTDSIILAPEVCLTGFDYENLEEACEFAATAKEAIKNISKNKTVVVTIIEKKNSNIYNIANVFKDGEIVHTQAKSKLFKLGDEHKYMAPGSEDDIKIFEIDGIKIGILICFELRFKALWQKLEGADIIMVPAWWGKLRSGNFKTLTSALAVINQCYVIASDSENKDCSGHIGITTPFGEVLKKGNNHCLSAEYNPKEIKKMRKYLDVGIG
- a CDS encoding protein-L-isoaspartate(D-aspartate) O-methyltransferase — protein: MDRITATKTRRLADECDKIFKLSEQVKEAIAKTNREIFVPSGFTHSAYKLDALPLGSAQWISSPLTVAKMSEYLEAKGADRVLEVGCGSGYQAAVLSHMFRGVFTVERIESLATQAKQKFKDLSIHNVHVRTDDGQNGWIQYAPYDRILFSATAKEIPLKLFDQLSDGGIIVAPMQKDNKQVITRFRKVGDNIMSEELEECDFVPVLNGVQK
- a CDS encoding FAD-dependent thymidylate synthase — protein: MEIVEEYGIKYSKPEVVLLQDTGIGVAESAARTCYDSFSNSENDVIKDIENSMPTSEMCNDINSIEESKLLDDLAWTYFHHSILEHANLSFLVRGTSRGVLQEHARHRIQAISVRSTRYTMSSVINAYVAARGNKEFFIKKVLGFDMFVTCDRDYNRLEIGAMFDKLAYQQSVVDNFYEISVAKSSLSLLDEIKDSSELYDALEEGKKKRNVGDAFKHIISDNVKVDMVVTFNLRSLKNYFTLRDSGAAFFQIRWLAEEMKKATPKKYLDLIVKSK